The proteins below are encoded in one region of Peribacillus muralis:
- a CDS encoding excalibur calcium-binding domain-containing protein — protein sequence MPAIALLGFLAILYSFFYLLYHFIKKIKNKERTLSKKIFYPSLIGGIIFFIVGISFLDTGVQAKLDDEIEQNTKLTAENNTLKLENSKLEKQISDLTSEIKETASNITEYENNLKTLEEEKKAFSSEKDSLNEKVSDLTAKNTSLQNKVDSLNTQLASKDTSTPTAKENSDQSTASISSGEREDFANCTDLRGTYPNGVPAGHPAYVPSMDRDKDNYACER from the coding sequence ATGCCAGCCATCGCATTATTAGGTTTTCTCGCTATTTTATATTCTTTTTTTTACCTACTCTACCACTTTATCAAAAAGATTAAAAACAAAGAAAGAACATTATCCAAAAAGATTTTTTACCCCTCGCTCATTGGTGGAATAATATTTTTTATTGTTGGAATATCGTTTTTGGATACAGGAGTTCAAGCTAAACTTGATGATGAAATAGAACAAAATACAAAGTTAACAGCTGAGAATAATACTTTAAAATTAGAAAATTCGAAGCTTGAAAAACAAATTTCGGATCTTACGTCAGAAATTAAAGAAACAGCATCTAATATTACCGAATATGAAAATAATTTAAAAACATTGGAAGAAGAAAAAAAGGCATTCTCATCAGAAAAAGATTCATTAAATGAAAAGGTTAGTGATTTAACAGCTAAAAATACAAGTCTGCAAAACAAAGTTGATAGCTTAAATACTCAACTTGCTAGTAAAGATACTTCTACCCCTACTGCAAAAGAAAATTCAGATCAATCAACTGCTTCTATATCGTCAGGAGAAAGGGAAGATTTCGCAAACTGTACTGATTTACGAGGTACATATCCAAACGGTGTTCCAGCTGGTCATCCTGCTTATGTACCAAGTATGGACCGTGATAAAGACAACTATGCTTGTGAAAGGTAA
- a CDS encoding DinB family protein has product MGAWEMIEAYKSDVQNYSIEQLQYISAKGVWSICQMYDHLIAVAHEYLDNVELCAKAEEEQSLGKTEFGKQLYQNGGFPPIKIKLPDEMNAPPNNQDSMEKLTTRLDHVMNRLQEWKMKVGAINPNLKVKHGGFGWLNAQEWYELVGMHFRHHLRQKAELELNIENGKKETIQDIHIGDG; this is encoded by the coding sequence TTGGGAGCATGGGAAATGATAGAAGCCTACAAAAGTGATGTGCAAAACTATTCCATCGAGCAACTGCAATATATTTCCGCAAAGGGAGTATGGTCCATCTGTCAAATGTATGACCATTTAATAGCCGTTGCCCATGAGTATCTTGATAACGTTGAACTTTGTGCGAAAGCGGAAGAGGAGCAATCGCTCGGGAAAACGGAATTTGGTAAGCAATTATATCAAAATGGCGGCTTTCCTCCGATTAAGATCAAGTTACCGGATGAAATGAATGCCCCGCCCAATAATCAAGATAGTATGGAAAAGCTTACAACAAGGCTGGATCATGTAATGAACAGATTGCAGGAATGGAAAATGAAGGTGGGGGCGATAAACCCAAACCTCAAAGTGAAGCATGGGGGCTTCGGCTGGCTGAATGCGCAGGAATGGTATGAGTTGGTCGGCATGCATTTCCGTCATCATTTGCGCCAGAAAGCCGAACTGGAACTCAATATTGAAAATGGAAAGAAAGAAACTATACAAGACATTCATATAGGGGATGGGTAG
- a CDS encoding BglG family transcription antiterminator, protein MAKNAPIFISSRQKMIIDRLLENDFPVLPKEMAEDLDISLRTCQREIAQIKPIVRSFGLKIMKQFRSGICLVGDQAFKEVLAEELKKAHQSTSFSPKDRQLGMICDLLRDQTPTKMFVFSQKYHVTEATIGHDLQELEEWLNQFDLILVRKPGLGVFVSGEDKHLRAAITAVVNNQTLPEDWLVVFDLLKLGKKEDWQIEKYIPSMYLDLLDLDILHAVGKVLTEAAERNPPLFLNERDRIGVSLHLALAVERHKDKNNDHVEADRKLIELYPSSYFIAERLYELLDIRLPEEEMNYLILHIYGVQPNLPIEQLQEEETTHLIRKFIEGVKDELNQPLTDPMLSEGLLKHFYPALNRIRNGLPIHNPLLSQIQRDYPEVYEASRKSAESLSEYLGVTIPPAEIAYMAVHVGAALINQQNLKGRVIVVCASGFGTSRLIASRLKQEIPGIQVTEVLSLSELPRWLENNWQVDAIVSTIQIPAFMEERLVVVSPILSEHDVQKIKEKLKKRQSSKQMQRADDPLSEDSSLMGIARYGEAFAQLMSGLSWVEASPTNGKFVWLQAIISQSHVVISPEGLIEAFKERERKGSFAIGPIGILHSRTSDVRALFVHIISLKEAVPWHAENGQKQSVDTLLLLAAPPDAPREHFPLLGELISGLLDDELAGAISSGNKELALNAVRNHFEQAYHERILSYAKGKHT, encoded by the coding sequence TTGGCAAAGAATGCGCCAATATTCATTAGCAGCCGCCAAAAGATGATAATCGACCGTCTGCTTGAAAACGACTTTCCGGTTTTGCCAAAAGAAATGGCTGAGGATCTCGATATCAGTTTACGCACCTGCCAGCGTGAAATAGCCCAGATAAAACCTATTGTACGGTCATTTGGCCTGAAAATCATGAAACAGTTCCGAAGCGGCATATGCTTGGTTGGTGATCAGGCATTCAAAGAGGTTCTGGCAGAGGAACTAAAGAAGGCCCATCAATCCACCTCCTTTTCTCCTAAAGATAGGCAGCTCGGAATGATTTGTGACCTGTTAAGGGATCAAACACCAACCAAAATGTTCGTTTTCAGCCAAAAATACCATGTAACGGAAGCGACGATCGGCCATGATCTGCAGGAGCTTGAAGAATGGTTGAACCAATTTGATTTGATATTGGTCCGAAAACCGGGTCTTGGCGTTTTCGTTTCAGGGGAAGACAAGCATTTAAGGGCGGCCATTACTGCGGTGGTAAATAATCAAACACTTCCAGAGGATTGGCTGGTCGTGTTTGATTTATTGAAATTAGGAAAAAAAGAAGATTGGCAGATTGAAAAATATATCCCATCCATGTATTTGGACCTGCTGGATTTGGATATTCTTCATGCTGTCGGAAAAGTGCTTACCGAGGCTGCTGAACGAAATCCTCCCTTGTTTTTAAATGAACGGGACAGGATTGGTGTTTCCCTTCATTTAGCCCTTGCAGTCGAACGCCACAAGGATAAAAACAATGATCATGTGGAGGCTGACCGTAAGCTGATCGAATTGTACCCTTCCTCTTATTTTATAGCAGAAAGATTGTATGAGTTACTGGATATCCGGCTTCCGGAAGAGGAAATGAACTATTTGATTCTTCATATATATGGGGTCCAGCCTAACCTGCCAATTGAACAGCTTCAAGAAGAGGAAACCACCCATTTAATCAGGAAATTCATCGAAGGTGTGAAAGATGAGCTAAATCAGCCTTTGACAGACCCAATGTTAAGTGAAGGGCTGCTTAAGCACTTCTACCCTGCACTAAACAGGATACGCAACGGGCTGCCGATCCATAACCCGCTTCTATCCCAAATCCAAAGAGATTATCCAGAAGTCTATGAAGCTAGCCGGAAAAGCGCTGAATCACTTTCGGAATACCTTGGCGTTACCATACCTCCCGCTGAAATCGCTTATATGGCCGTACACGTGGGTGCAGCACTAATAAATCAGCAAAATCTAAAAGGACGGGTCATTGTCGTTTGTGCAAGTGGATTTGGCACCTCCCGCTTGATTGCATCCCGACTTAAGCAAGAAATTCCAGGTATTCAGGTTACAGAGGTATTGTCTCTTAGTGAACTGCCACGATGGCTGGAAAACAACTGGCAAGTGGATGCCATCGTTTCAACGATTCAAATCCCTGCCTTTATGGAAGAACGTCTTGTCGTCGTATCCCCCATTTTAAGTGAGCATGATGTACAAAAAATAAAAGAGAAATTGAAAAAACGACAAAGCAGCAAGCAGATGCAGCGTGCGGACGATCCGCTTTCAGAAGATTCCTCACTTATGGGAATCGCTCGATACGGAGAGGCCTTCGCGCAATTGATGAGCGGACTGTCTTGGGTGGAAGCCAGTCCAACGAATGGAAAGTTTGTTTGGCTTCAGGCCATTATCTCACAATCGCACGTCGTCATCTCCCCAGAAGGGCTGATTGAGGCATTTAAGGAAAGAGAACGGAAAGGAAGCTTTGCAATAGGTCCCATCGGGATTTTGCATAGCCGTACGTCTGATGTCCGGGCTCTTTTCGTCCACATCATTTCTTTGAAGGAAGCGGTGCCATGGCATGCAGAAAATGGTCAGAAGCAATCCGTCGATACTTTATTACTTTTGGCGGCACCGCCTGATGCACCGCGTGAGCATTTTCCGCTTCTAGGGGAGTTGATAAGCGGACTCCTTGATGATGAGCTAGCAGGAGCCATTTCTTCCGGCAACAAGGAATTGGCTCTTAATGCCGTTCGTAATCATTTTGAACAAGCTTACCACGAAAGGATTCTTTCTTATGCAAAAGGAAAACATACATGA
- a CDS encoding peptidoglycan-binding protein → MTVKLETLLDRSEKNMGKGIHPVVKESALEMVKRAYQETIFVIISAGYRSMEEQAKLYGQGRLGYSYGGLNYSDLSKPIVTNAMPGESYHNYGLAIDFFIVSDDGKSAIWTVDEKWRRAAAIGKSLGFAWGGDWSTFKDYPHLDLTGGLSYTQLKAGIKPNLISKVTPTPGSTVKPDVIVKDPPTKDSGDQTIKSIQTTLNRHYQAKIDVDGYYGPNTKKALIKGYQMELNKQYGARLTVDGLWGPRTRAASPNVKEGAKGCITYILQAAIYMEGFNPFGIDGIFGIGTESAVKAFQRSSGIYADGIAGENTFSKLFG, encoded by the coding sequence TTGACAGTTAAATTGGAGACATTATTGGATCGATCCGAAAAGAATATGGGAAAAGGCATTCACCCAGTCGTCAAGGAATCGGCATTGGAAATGGTTAAACGCGCTTATCAGGAAACAATATTCGTGATAATCAGTGCTGGCTATCGTTCAATGGAAGAGCAAGCGAAGTTGTATGGTCAAGGTCGCCTAGGATATAGCTACGGGGGCTTGAATTATAGTGATTTATCAAAACCGATAGTGACTAACGCGATGCCAGGAGAATCCTACCACAATTATGGACTGGCGATTGATTTCTTCATCGTAAGTGATGATGGGAAAAGTGCGATTTGGACAGTTGATGAAAAATGGAGGCGAGCGGCTGCAATCGGAAAATCCTTGGGGTTTGCTTGGGGCGGTGATTGGTCAACTTTTAAAGATTACCCTCACCTGGATTTGACAGGAGGGCTATCGTATACTCAGCTTAAGGCTGGCATAAAGCCTAATTTGATTTCCAAAGTGACACCGACACCAGGATCAACGGTCAAACCTGATGTCATTGTAAAAGATCCTCCAACAAAGGATAGCGGAGATCAGACCATCAAATCGATCCAAACTACATTGAATAGGCACTATCAAGCGAAAATCGATGTAGATGGTTATTATGGACCGAATACGAAGAAAGCGTTAATCAAGGGGTATCAAATGGAATTGAATAAACAATATGGGGCAAGGCTTACTGTCGATGGATTATGGGGACCACGAACAAGGGCAGCATCTCCTAATGTTAAGGAAGGGGCAAAAGGGTGTATAACTTATATCCTTCAAGCAGCAATTTATATGGAAGGATTCAATCCGTTTGGGATAGACGGGATCTTTGGGATTGGAACCGAATCAGCGGTGAAGGCCTTTCAAAGATCTTCAGGAATATATGCAGATGGCATCGCAGGCGAAAATACCTTTTCTAAACTATTTGGGTGA
- a CDS encoding MFS transporter: MAQPVVNDSGIQSVNTSKQLKLKEKIAYGLGDVGNNFLFDLGQIYLLKFYTDSLGLSSATAGLVFLITKIWDAFADITVGTWIDNRKNIGPKGKFRPFILYAAIPLALITIVSFTNPDFSLTGKTIWAFVTYMAFGTIYSISNIPYGSMVPAMTKDPVERAELASFRQAGSNLGLLITTVGFMPIVLMFNNESTGYVVAVSVFAFLGVLLQIYGYVHVKERYVHEKPKETKVKLIDSYKGLFKNTPLLVLCLVNLFTFSAFNVKLAVQVYFCQYVLKNVSIVPYMGFFSIGCVFIGVALVPFMVKKVGKKLTYILGCAIWAVGDISAYIFADNAVIFIILACFAFFGSSFVNSLNWALVSDAVEYGEWKTGNRSEGVVYSFFTFCRKLSQAIAGFVPGLVLGLVGYVPNAVQSANVQQSIRGLMFIYPSTLAIATIAVIAIFYKLSDEKYNRIIKDLSDRKNVSM, encoded by the coding sequence ATGGCACAACCAGTAGTTAATGATTCGGGGATACAATCGGTCAATACATCTAAACAGCTAAAACTTAAGGAGAAAATCGCTTACGGATTAGGAGATGTAGGTAATAATTTCTTGTTTGATCTAGGTCAGATATACTTGCTCAAGTTTTATACGGACTCATTGGGTTTGTCTTCTGCAACAGCTGGTCTAGTTTTTTTGATAACGAAGATTTGGGATGCATTCGCGGATATTACAGTAGGCACTTGGATTGATAACAGAAAGAATATTGGGCCTAAGGGTAAGTTTCGGCCATTCATCTTGTATGCTGCGATTCCACTTGCTTTAATAACGATTGTCAGTTTTACTAACCCGGATTTCTCGCTGACAGGAAAAACTATCTGGGCATTTGTAACCTACATGGCGTTCGGAACCATTTACAGCATCTCGAATATTCCTTATGGATCAATGGTGCCTGCCATGACGAAAGATCCCGTGGAAAGGGCGGAATTGGCGTCATTTAGGCAAGCAGGTTCAAATTTAGGACTTCTAATTACGACTGTAGGGTTTATGCCCATTGTATTAATGTTCAATAACGAATCTACTGGTTATGTAGTGGCTGTATCCGTTTTTGCCTTCTTAGGTGTCTTATTACAAATCTACGGTTATGTCCATGTAAAAGAAAGATATGTGCACGAAAAACCAAAGGAAACAAAGGTGAAATTGATTGACAGTTACAAAGGATTATTTAAAAATACTCCTTTACTTGTTCTGTGCTTAGTAAATTTATTTACCTTTTCAGCTTTTAATGTCAAACTTGCTGTTCAGGTATATTTTTGTCAGTATGTATTGAAGAACGTTTCCATTGTACCTTATATGGGTTTTTTTAGTATTGGCTGCGTGTTCATAGGCGTCGCACTCGTCCCTTTCATGGTCAAAAAAGTTGGTAAGAAGCTTACATATATATTAGGTTGTGCCATATGGGCTGTAGGAGACATTTCAGCTTATATTTTTGCAGATAACGCCGTGATTTTCATTATCCTGGCCTGCTTTGCTTTCTTTGGAAGTTCATTTGTTAACAGCTTAAACTGGGCTTTAGTTTCTGATGCTGTCGAATATGGAGAATGGAAAACCGGTAACCGATCCGAGGGCGTTGTTTATTCGTTCTTCACCTTCTGTCGGAAGCTTTCTCAAGCCATTGCAGGTTTTGTTCCGGGGCTTGTATTAGGGCTGGTTGGTTATGTGCCAAATGCGGTTCAATCTGCAAATGTACAGCAAAGTATTAGAGGATTGATGTTTATCTATCCAAGCACTCTGGCCATTGCTACCATTGCAGTTATCGCAATATTCTATAAACTATCGGATGAAAAATACAATAGGATCATTAAAGATCTTAGTGACCGTAAGAATGTTTCCATGTAG
- a CDS encoding PTS transporter subunit EIIC, with amino-acid sequence MNRIGRIYSSIVFQNISIIIAAGILNILFGENGWKPDAVISQFIDPIYRYVLPLMLAYTGGKMFGGHSGGIVANLAMIGLIMASNMPMIIGAIMFSPLIGMLTAWMERRTQDYIPIGSELLVANLIDAMLGIGLMLAGYYMVGPLMNDVLKHINNGLVMLVGSAWLPFLSLIIEPGKVMFLNNLINHGIVAPFGIQQARELGKSVIFLVEANPGPGFGILLAYMMTSSKEEKPSLRGTAGIQLFGGIHEVYFPYILMKPALFIAVIAGGFAGISFFQLFDVGLVSAASPGSILLILFLAPQKDILLILAGIGISAVVSCIIAHFILVRSYVKRSVAPMESLTLPLAEKNERPRIVVLDEQPSPLSTIQHVTISCDGGMASSAMGAAILRRKMKEAGLPNIGIEHRSIDDIPIGTDLIIIQNHLKKRMNQTHQSIPIIGLNSLSNMHEYDDIVYFIKNRNQPILRKDLFE; translated from the coding sequence ATGAACCGCATCGGACGCATATATAGCTCGATCGTTTTTCAAAATATCTCCATCATCATCGCTGCCGGCATTTTGAATATTTTGTTTGGGGAAAATGGTTGGAAGCCTGACGCTGTAATCAGTCAATTCATTGATCCGATATATCGATATGTATTACCACTCATGCTTGCCTATACAGGTGGAAAAATGTTTGGCGGCCATAGCGGAGGCATTGTCGCAAATCTTGCGATGATTGGGTTGATCATGGCTTCGAATATGCCAATGATCATTGGGGCGATAATGTTCAGTCCGCTGATTGGCATGCTGACGGCCTGGATGGAACGGCGAACACAGGACTATATTCCGATTGGCAGTGAACTTCTTGTTGCCAATCTTATTGATGCGATGCTGGGCATTGGTTTAATGTTAGCCGGTTATTACATGGTCGGACCGTTAATGAACGATGTTCTCAAGCACATAAATAACGGGTTGGTTATGCTCGTCGGGTCGGCTTGGCTCCCCTTCTTATCCTTGATCATCGAGCCAGGAAAGGTCATGTTTTTAAATAATCTCATAAACCATGGAATCGTCGCGCCATTTGGCATCCAGCAAGCCCGCGAACTTGGAAAAAGTGTCATCTTTCTTGTGGAAGCGAACCCTGGGCCTGGCTTCGGTATCCTGTTAGCCTATATGATGACTTCAAGCAAGGAAGAGAAGCCCTCCCTCCGAGGAACCGCTGGGATTCAGCTTTTTGGGGGGATTCACGAAGTATACTTTCCGTATATCTTAATGAAGCCGGCCTTGTTTATTGCCGTAATTGCCGGCGGATTCGCAGGCATTTCCTTTTTTCAGCTTTTTGATGTTGGACTCGTATCCGCAGCTTCTCCCGGGAGCATTCTATTGATCTTGTTTCTGGCTCCACAAAAAGATATATTGCTCATTTTGGCTGGAATTGGGATATCGGCTGTGGTATCATGCATTATTGCCCACTTTATTCTTGTGCGATCCTATGTCAAACGTTCCGTAGCGCCAATGGAGTCCCTCACCTTGCCGCTTGCTGAAAAAAATGAACGACCAAGAATCGTGGTACTGGATGAACAGCCTTCTCCGCTATCCACCATTCAACATGTTACGATCTCCTGTGACGGAGGAATGGCATCCAGTGCAATGGGAGCCGCTATCCTAAGACGGAAAATGAAGGAAGCTGGGCTGCCGAATATCGGAATCGAGCACCGCTCCATCGATGATATCCCCATAGGTACTGATTTGATCATTATTCAGAACCATCTAAAAAAGAGGATGAACCAGACGCATCAATCCATTCCGATAATAGGGCTGAATTCATTATCTAACATGCACGAATACGATGATATCGTTTATTTCATTAAAAACAGGAACCAACCAATACTTCGAAAGGATCTGTTTGAATAA
- a CDS encoding zinc-dependent alcohol dehydrogenase family protein, with product MRALVIEEPYKAVVKEVPYPAPQSGEITIKVKHTGICGTDIHIYKGEFLSPYPIIPGHEFSGVIHEVGENVNGFHVGERVTADPSLFCGECEYCLTHRGNQCENWGALGNTTDGSMAEYVKVPARNVVKLPDSLSFEEAAFIEPMACVVHAMNRLDLQVGERVLLFGAGAMGQQLIQSLKMAGASELVVVDLDQAKLEMGLAWGATKGVLSQDIEAELSKENYPHGFDVVVDATGIPSVIERAFDYIGKTGKYLQFGVTAQDVKITLDPFKLYNNDWTVLGSMAINYTFIPAFHWVKEGRIQLKPLISDQLSLEETIDYLQGNRNSSQFKVQVDIEK from the coding sequence ATGAGAGCATTAGTGATTGAAGAGCCTTATAAAGCAGTCGTGAAGGAGGTTCCTTACCCTGCACCGCAGTCAGGCGAAATAACGATCAAAGTGAAGCATACCGGGATATGCGGCACAGATATCCATATTTATAAAGGGGAATTTTTGTCTCCCTATCCGATCATTCCTGGACATGAATTTTCTGGTGTCATTCATGAGGTCGGAGAAAATGTAAACGGCTTTCATGTAGGTGAACGCGTAACCGCTGACCCTTCTTTATTTTGCGGCGAATGTGAATATTGCTTAACACATCGCGGTAATCAGTGTGAAAATTGGGGCGCCCTCGGAAATACGACTGATGGCAGCATGGCTGAATATGTAAAGGTCCCGGCACGAAACGTCGTCAAATTACCCGACTCCCTTTCATTTGAAGAAGCTGCATTCATCGAGCCGATGGCTTGTGTCGTTCATGCCATGAATCGGCTGGATCTTCAGGTAGGTGAACGCGTTTTATTATTCGGTGCAGGTGCCATGGGTCAACAGTTGATTCAATCTTTAAAAATGGCCGGTGCATCAGAGCTTGTCGTTGTCGACCTTGATCAGGCAAAATTGGAGATGGGACTCGCTTGGGGAGCAACGAAAGGTGTACTCAGCCAAGATATTGAAGCAGAGCTTTCTAAAGAAAACTACCCGCATGGGTTTGATGTCGTTGTTGATGCTACTGGAATTCCTTCCGTCATCGAACGTGCATTTGACTATATCGGAAAAACCGGGAAATATCTTCAGTTTGGCGTGACTGCACAAGACGTCAAGATTACGCTGGATCCATTTAAATTATATAATAATGATTGGACTGTATTAGGTTCCATGGCGATTAACTATACCTTCATTCCTGCTTTCCATTGGGTGAAAGAAGGTCGAATTCAATTAAAGCCTCTCATTTCCGATCAGCTGTCGCTTGAGGAAACGATTGATTATTTACAAGGAAACCGCAACAGCAGTCAATTCAAAGTCCAAGTAGATATCGAAAAATAA
- a CDS encoding MFS transporter translates to MGTINGMNMTIFDKIGMKKSLAWGYLGILIFMMGDGLEIAWMSAYLQGRGMSVEQTASLYTAYGVTVTIASFLSGVLAEAFGPRKIMFSGLILYIIGTSSFIAFGLNELNYGTMLLTYALRGFGYPLFAYSFMVWINYRSPKHKLGAAVGWFWFVFTGGLNVLGAYYSIWAIEQFGHIGTLWTSIFWVSVGALFAIVMNRDKLELKSSGMSTRAKLKELTKGFTILKREPKVAIGGVVRTINTTSQFAFPIFLPIHMANYGISINTWLTMWGVIFTSNIVFNVIFGMVGDKLGWRNTVIWFGGVFAGISTLLLFYMPIWTNGNLVFVFIAGMFWGASLAGYVPLSALVPSLVKEDKGAAVSVLNLGAGLPVFIGPALVGVLYEPMGASGLIWILAILYFISALLTVFIHLPAEEEDEVRKVNVESIEKTV, encoded by the coding sequence ATGGGTACTATTAACGGAATGAACATGACAATTTTTGATAAAATCGGCATGAAGAAATCACTTGCTTGGGGATATCTGGGCATCTTGATTTTCATGATGGGTGACGGATTGGAAATAGCTTGGATGAGTGCCTATTTGCAAGGACGGGGAATGAGCGTCGAACAAACCGCTTCCCTTTATACCGCGTATGGAGTTACCGTTACCATTGCTTCCTTCTTATCAGGTGTGCTTGCTGAAGCTTTCGGTCCTAGGAAAATCATGTTCTCGGGATTAATCCTTTACATAATCGGGACTAGTTCTTTTATAGCTTTTGGCCTAAACGAGTTGAATTATGGCACGATGCTCCTCACTTATGCGCTTCGGGGGTTCGGGTATCCTCTTTTTGCCTATAGCTTCATGGTATGGATCAATTATCGGAGTCCCAAGCATAAGCTGGGCGCGGCAGTGGGGTGGTTTTGGTTTGTTTTTACAGGAGGTTTAAATGTGCTGGGAGCCTATTATTCAATATGGGCGATAGAACAATTCGGTCACATTGGCACGCTATGGACCTCTATTTTCTGGGTAAGTGTCGGAGCATTGTTTGCCATTGTCATGAACCGCGACAAGCTGGAGCTTAAAAGCAGCGGCATGAGTACCCGGGCAAAATTAAAGGAATTGACAAAGGGCTTCACGATCTTGAAAAGAGAACCAAAAGTTGCGATTGGAGGGGTTGTTCGAACCATAAATACGACTTCTCAGTTTGCATTTCCGATCTTTCTGCCGATTCACATGGCCAATTACGGAATTTCCATCAATACATGGCTGACCATGTGGGGAGTGATATTCACAAGCAATATCGTATTCAATGTAATATTTGGAATGGTCGGAGATAAACTAGGATGGCGTAATACGGTAATTTGGTTTGGCGGGGTTTTTGCAGGCATTTCCACATTGCTGTTATTTTATATGCCGATATGGACCAACGGTAATCTTGTATTCGTTTTTATAGCGGGAATGTTTTGGGGCGCTTCCCTCGCAGGGTATGTACCATTATCTGCCTTGGTACCTTCACTTGTGAAGGAAGACAAAGGAGCGGCTGTTTCCGTCTTGAATTTAGGGGCAGGACTCCCTGTATTTATCGGACCAGCGCTTGTGGGCGTGTTATATGAGCCAATGGGAGCCAGCGGTTTGATCTGGATCCTGGCCATTTTATATTTCATCAGTGCGCTATTGACCGTCTTTATCCATTTGCCGGCTGAGGAAGAAGATGAAGTACGGAAGGTAAACGTAGAATCAATAGAGAAAACGGTCTGA
- the xylB gene encoding xylulokinase, with protein sequence MNQTFLLGIDIGTQGAKAVVIDDMGHVVSSANVSYSFESPQPGWCEQSPSLWWESVISCLHSLWKNGVDPTAIRAIGTTGQMHSLVILDERKQPIRPAILWNDGRTLKECSEMEEIVGSDYLFNTTRNPILPGFTAPKLLWLKKNEPEHYSRIKKVLMPKDYIVYELTGEFSADVTDASGTCLLNVPDREWAWDVIDELGFSRDWFPPVSESQEVVGSLSETAAQITGLPIGIPVIAGAGDNAAAALGNGIIMEGTGSISIGTSGTVFIPLKELPDLARDQASTLHLFCHCLPGMWHAMGTTLSAGMSLRWLRDAFEKQNYDDLLEGVDQVEAGAGGLLFLPYLNGERSPLNNPAAKGVFFGLSYEHHRKSMARAVIEGVCYSLRDVLDMMEKAEIEVADWTVTGGAIKNPIWTKVLADVFQQHLHVHEEREGPAYGASILAGLGNGVWKAVADLPMLDQKANRIEFNRENQPVYDAQFARYQSIAQAMNPLF encoded by the coding sequence ATGAACCAGACATTTTTATTAGGAATAGATATTGGTACGCAAGGAGCAAAGGCTGTGGTGATCGATGATATGGGACACGTCGTCTCTTCCGCCAATGTGTCTTATTCATTTGAAAGCCCCCAGCCTGGCTGGTGTGAGCAATCCCCCTCCCTTTGGTGGGAGTCCGTCATATCCTGCTTACATAGCTTATGGAAAAACGGCGTTGATCCCACAGCCATCCGAGCGATTGGAACCACCGGGCAAATGCACAGCCTGGTCATTTTAGATGAACGGAAGCAGCCCATCCGGCCAGCCATTTTGTGGAATGATGGAAGAACCTTGAAAGAGTGCAGCGAAATGGAAGAAATCGTCGGATCTGATTATTTATTCAACACGACGAGAAACCCGATTTTACCTGGTTTTACTGCGCCAAAGCTTTTATGGCTTAAAAAAAATGAGCCCGAGCATTATTCTCGAATCAAGAAGGTTTTGATGCCAAAAGATTATATCGTTTACGAATTGACCGGAGAATTTTCAGCGGATGTGACTGATGCAAGCGGGACATGTTTGCTGAATGTCCCCGATAGGGAATGGGCTTGGGATGTTATCGATGAGCTTGGATTTTCCAGGGATTGGTTTCCTCCTGTGTCGGAGAGTCAGGAAGTGGTTGGATCGCTTTCCGAAACAGCTGCACAGATTACGGGACTGCCCATCGGAATACCGGTGATAGCCGGGGCTGGTGACAACGCAGCCGCTGCCCTTGGAAATGGAATCATTATGGAAGGAACAGGAAGCATCAGCATTGGAACCTCAGGGACCGTTTTCATTCCTCTGAAGGAACTGCCCGATTTAGCTAGGGATCAAGCGAGCACCTTACACCTGTTTTGTCATTGCCTGCCTGGAATGTGGCATGCGATGGGTACCACATTATCTGCAGGGATGTCATTAAGATGGCTGCGAGATGCCTTTGAAAAGCAAAACTATGATGACTTACTCGAAGGGGTCGATCAAGTCGAAGCTGGTGCAGGAGGTTTATTATTCCTCCCCTATTTGAATGGCGAACGATCACCTTTGAATAATCCAGCAGCAAAAGGCGTTTTTTTCGGTTTATCATACGAACATCATCGCAAAAGCATGGCGCGTGCCGTGATAGAAGGCGTTTGTTATAGTTTAAGAGACGTATTGGATATGATGGAGAAAGCTGAAATCGAGGTGGCTGATTGGACCGTCACTGGCGGCGCCATTAAAAACCCCATCTGGACAAAAGTTCTTGCTGACGTATTTCAGCAGCATCTTCATGTTCATGAGGAACGTGAAGGTCCTGCTTATGGTGCCTCCATACTGGCTGGACTTGGTAACGGAGTATGGAAGGCGGTTGCCGATTTGCCCATGCTTGATCAGAAAGCTAATAGAATTGAGTTCAATCGAGAAAACCAACCTGTTTATGACGCCCAATTTGCTCGCTATCAATCCATTGCCCAAGCGATGAATCCTTTGTTTTAA